GCTGTGTATCCTGAGCGGCAGTATGAGACACGAAAAGCGTTAATTAGTGGAGGTGAGACGTGGCAAAAGCCGTCAAACGGGCGTTTGTATGTAATGAATGCGGGGCTGACTACCCGCGCTGGCAAGGGCAGTGCAGCGCCTGCCATGCCTGGAACACCATTACCGAAGTCCGTCTGGCCTCGGCGTCAACATCACGTTCCGACCGTCTCACCGGCTATGCGGGCGAAAGCGCTGGCGTCAGCCGGGTACAAAAGCTCTCGGAAATCAGTCTCGAAGCCCTGCCGCGCTTTTCCACCGGGTTTCAGGAGTTTGACCGCGTTCTGGGTGGCGGCGTCGTTCCTGGCAGCGCGATTCTGATCGGCGGTAACCCCGGCGCGGGTAAAAGTACCTTACTGCTGCAAACGCTCTGCAAGCTGTCAGAGAACATGAAAACCCTGTACGTCACCGGGGAAGAATCCTTGCAGCAGGTGGCGATGCGGGCGCATCGTCTCAACCTGCCGACCCAGAATCTTAATATGCTGTCGGAAACCAGCATCGAACAGATTTGCCTGATTGCCGAGCAGGAACAGCCGAAGCTGATGGTGATCGACTCCATTCAGGTGATGCATCTCGCTGATATTCAATCGTCTCCCGGTAGCGTAGCGCAGGTGCGTGAAACTGCCACCTACCTGACGCGCTTCGCCAAAACACGCGGCGTTGCTATCGTGATGGTCGGCCATGTCACCAAAGACGGTTCGCTGGCCGGGCCGAAAGTGTTAGAACACTGCATCGACTGCTCCGTGCTGTTGGATGGCGATGCCGATTCACGCTTCCGCACCCTGCGCAGCCATAAAAACCGCTTCGGTGCCGTTAACGAGCTGGGCGTGTTCGCGATGACGGAACAAGGGCTCCGCGAGATCAGCAATCCGTCGGCAATTTTCCTCAGTCGCGGTGACGAAATCACGTCCGGCAGTTCGGTCATGGTGGTGTGGGAAGGTACGCGTCCGCTGCTGGTCGAAATTCAGGCGCTGGTGGATCAATCGATGATGGCTAACCCACGCCGCGTGGCGGTCGGGCTGGAGCAAAACCGATTGGCGATCCTGCTGGCGGTATTACATCGCCACGGCGGTTTGCAGATGTCCGATCAGGATGTGTTCGTGAATGTCGTCGGCGGCGTTAAAGTCACCGAAACCAGCGCCGACCTGGCGCTGCTATTATCCCTGGTCTCCAGCTTCCGCGACCGCCCACTGCCGCAGGATCTTGTCATCTTCGGTGAAGTCGGTCTGGCGGGCGAAATCCGCCCGGTTCCGAGCGGCCAAGAGCGGATTACCGAAGCCGCTAAGCACGGCTTCAAACGCGCCATCGTTCCTCATGCCAATATGCCGAAGAAAGCCCCTGCCAGCATGCAGGTGTTCGGCGTGAAAAAGCTAGCCGACGCGCTGGCAATCCTCGACGATCTCTAAACGGACCACAGAAGGCCATCCGCCTCTTCCATCCTGAGCTAAATAGGGGGAAAGAGTAGCGGATGTTGCCCTGTTCTGTGGTATTTTGTTTAGTAAGCTAAACAAGAGTGCTGCACCATGTCATCATTTGATTACCTGAAATCCGCTATCCGGCAGAAGGGTTGCACCCTACAGCAGGTTGCTGACGCGACCGATATGACCAAAGGCTATCTCAGTCAATTACTTAATGCCAAAATCAAAAGCCCTAGCGCCCAGAAGCTGGAAGCGCTGCATCGCTTTCTTGAACTGGAATTCCCGCGCTACGAAAAGAGCATTGGTGTCGTCTTCGGCAAGTTCTATCCGCTACACACTGGCCACATTTATCTGATTCAGCGAGCCTGTAGCCAGGTCGATGAACTGCATGTGATTTTAGGTTACGACGAACCGCGCGACCGTCTGCTGTTTGAGAACAGCTCGATGTCACAGCAGCCCACCGTCAGCGACCGCCTGCGCTGGCTATTGCAGACCTTTAAGTATCAGAAAAATATTCATATTCACGCCTTCAATGAGCAAGGAATGG
The nucleotide sequence above comes from Pectobacterium brasiliense. Encoded proteins:
- the radA gene encoding DNA repair protein RadA, with protein sequence MAKAVKRAFVCNECGADYPRWQGQCSACHAWNTITEVRLASASTSRSDRLTGYAGESAGVSRVQKLSEISLEALPRFSTGFQEFDRVLGGGVVPGSAILIGGNPGAGKSTLLLQTLCKLSENMKTLYVTGEESLQQVAMRAHRLNLPTQNLNMLSETSIEQICLIAEQEQPKLMVIDSIQVMHLADIQSSPGSVAQVRETATYLTRFAKTRGVAIVMVGHVTKDGSLAGPKVLEHCIDCSVLLDGDADSRFRTLRSHKNRFGAVNELGVFAMTEQGLREISNPSAIFLSRGDEITSGSSVMVVWEGTRPLLVEIQALVDQSMMANPRRVAVGLEQNRLAILLAVLHRHGGLQMSDQDVFVNVVGGVKVTETSADLALLLSLVSSFRDRPLPQDLVIFGEVGLAGEIRPVPSGQERITEAAKHGFKRAIVPHANMPKKAPASMQVFGVKKLADALAILDDL